From Streptomyces qinzhouensis, one genomic window encodes:
- the thpR gene encoding RNA 2',3'-cyclic phosphodiesterase, which produces MRLFTAVVPPAAQLEELADAVARLREAAPGADALRWTRPAGWHYTLAFLGEVDEGLVPELTERFRRGARRSTPYRIAISGGGHFGQGILWAGAAGEGTDLAAMRRLAERVDAGARRAGVVMEESRHYTPHLTLARTRRGIPPAASLAAYAAELDGFTGTPWRVAEFSLIRSHPPSRGEDSWYETLATWPLGR; this is translated from the coding sequence ATGAGACTGTTCACCGCCGTCGTCCCGCCCGCCGCGCAGCTCGAAGAGCTGGCCGACGCCGTCGCGCGGCTGCGGGAGGCGGCTCCCGGGGCCGACGCCCTGCGCTGGACCCGGCCCGCCGGGTGGCACTACACGCTCGCGTTCCTCGGCGAGGTGGACGAAGGACTCGTACCCGAGCTGACGGAACGCTTCCGGCGCGGGGCGCGGCGCAGTACGCCGTACCGGATCGCGATCAGCGGCGGCGGGCACTTCGGGCAGGGGATTCTCTGGGCCGGGGCAGCGGGGGAGGGCACCGACCTCGCGGCCATGCGGCGGCTCGCCGAGCGGGTCGACGCGGGGGCCCGGCGGGCCGGGGTCGTCATGGAGGAGTCGCGGCACTACACCCCGCATCTCACCCTCGCCAGGACCCGGCGCGGGATCCCGCCCGCCGCCTCGCTCGCGGCGTACGCGGCGGAGCTGGACGGCTTCACCGGGACGCCCTGGCGGGTCGCGGAGTTCTCGCTGATCCGGAGCCATCCGCCGAGCCGGGGCGAGGACTCCTGGTACGAGACCCTCGCCACCTGGCCGCTCGGGCGGTGA
- a CDS encoding glycosyltransferase family 2 protein produces the protein MPKISIVVPCYNENEVIETFHTTLVETLDAALFPGRPGDAGPAAGRDTYEICYVDDGSTDGTRERLRTLAETDPRARYTSFSRNFGKESAMLAGLHMAQGDAVVIMDADLQHPPELIPRMLELHSHGYDQVIAQRDRAGEGLIRSAFSQAYYRLVRRAMDVEVIDGAGDFRLLSRRAVNALLTLPESNRFSKGLFSWIGFDTVTFTYENVERAAGSSKWGGRRLINYGIDGLLSFNSRPLRLAIHTGLWLVLSALVYAVWIVVNVLVSGVDTPGYATLIAAMVGLGGIQIATLGVIGEYVGRIYHESKRRPHYVIRETDETTMPITPKATAAAGLRERQR, from the coding sequence ATGCCCAAGATCTCCATCGTCGTTCCGTGTTACAACGAGAACGAGGTGATCGAGACCTTTCACACCACGCTCGTCGAAACGCTGGATGCCGCCCTCTTCCCCGGGCGTCCCGGCGACGCCGGCCCCGCGGCCGGCCGCGACACGTACGAGATCTGCTACGTCGACGACGGCAGCACCGACGGCACCCGGGAGCGGCTGAGAACGCTCGCCGAGACGGACCCCCGGGCCCGCTACACCTCCTTCAGCCGCAACTTCGGCAAGGAGTCCGCGATGCTGGCCGGGCTGCACATGGCCCAGGGCGACGCCGTCGTCATCATGGACGCCGACCTCCAGCACCCGCCGGAGCTGATCCCCCGGATGCTGGAGCTCCACAGCCACGGTTATGACCAGGTGATCGCCCAGCGCGACCGCGCCGGCGAAGGGCTGATCCGGAGCGCGTTCAGCCAGGCCTACTACCGGCTGGTGCGCCGGGCGATGGACGTCGAGGTCATCGACGGCGCCGGAGACTTCCGGCTGCTGTCCCGCCGGGCCGTCAACGCGCTGCTGACGCTCCCCGAGAGCAACCGCTTCTCCAAAGGCCTGTTCTCGTGGATCGGCTTCGACACCGTCACCTTCACCTACGAGAACGTCGAACGCGCGGCCGGATCGTCCAAGTGGGGCGGGCGCCGGCTGATCAACTACGGCATCGACGGACTGCTCTCCTTCAACAGCCGCCCGCTGCGCCTGGCCATCCACACCGGGCTGTGGCTGGTGCTCTCCGCCCTGGTCTACGCCGTGTGGATCGTCGTCAATGTGCTCGTCAGCGGCGTCGACACCCCCGGCTACGCCACCCTGATCGCCGCGATGGTCGGACTCGGCGGCATCCAGATCGCCACCCTCGGGGTGATCGGCGAATATGTGGGGCGGATCTACCACGAGTCCAAGCGCAGGCCCCACTACGTGATCCGGGAGACGGACGAGACCACCATGCCCATCACCCCCAAGGCCACGGCCGCCGCCGGGTTGCGCGAGAGGCAGCGCTGA
- a CDS encoding DUF6056 family protein, which translates to MATSIDLPTPPPDDAPAPESGGPGKKKGPADYWPLALAALPLGLLALAMWFGRHVRPSADEWCFLPDVREDGMWGLVHTFYFTDNGRVANGILVGAYTKFPVAGHQWYGPISGALMLLLLWAVTATLLRRTGTRVPRGVPLLAAGMITAVFLFATPNTYKTFYWPAASVSHTLAPVLAAAAAVPLLRARGRRGEIAALVVVVLAGVFMGTLSEEASVVALVVLSGVVLFAGLLLVERYRRPARIWALAGMGGIAIGTIILVTSPGSRNRRSRFGAENVSMLAPESLWGSAKGFAEILGTVVTTWQYVGAVAAGVVIGLLARRDPEAPRVLRPVRPGVLLGLGAAAFLIAGYLCTVITYPVFGHKVVTTERTWNDYLLLWAFLLVAAGAFLGRWLSRRFTAGTETAPADGTAVAASRRNGTLAVALAAAVCAVTVGSLASGVLRLGDDMRARAVQWDRQDTYLREGAARGEKVMPYTPTKISRMLEPYSRNGTRAWPAQCVAEYYKLDRVTYARTFQGD; encoded by the coding sequence TTGGCCACCAGCATCGACCTCCCCACCCCGCCGCCCGACGACGCGCCCGCGCCGGAGTCCGGGGGCCCCGGGAAGAAGAAGGGCCCGGCCGACTACTGGCCGCTCGCCCTCGCCGCACTGCCCCTCGGACTGCTCGCCCTCGCCATGTGGTTCGGCCGCCATGTCCGGCCCAGCGCCGACGAATGGTGCTTCCTCCCGGACGTCCGCGAGGACGGCATGTGGGGCCTGGTCCACACCTTCTACTTCACCGACAACGGCCGGGTAGCCAACGGCATCCTCGTCGGCGCCTATACGAAGTTCCCCGTCGCCGGACACCAGTGGTACGGGCCGATCAGCGGCGCCCTCATGCTCCTGCTGCTCTGGGCGGTCACGGCGACCCTGCTGCGCCGGACCGGGACCCGGGTGCCGCGCGGAGTGCCGCTGCTGGCCGCCGGGATGATCACCGCGGTCTTCCTGTTCGCCACCCCGAACACGTACAAGACCTTCTACTGGCCCGCCGCCTCCGTCTCGCACACCCTCGCCCCGGTGCTCGCCGCCGCCGCCGCGGTCCCGCTGCTGCGGGCGCGCGGCCGCCGCGGTGAGATCGCGGCCCTCGTCGTGGTCGTCCTCGCGGGCGTCTTCATGGGCACCCTCTCCGAGGAGGCGTCGGTCGTCGCGCTCGTCGTCCTCTCCGGCGTCGTCCTCTTCGCCGGGCTTCTCCTCGTCGAGCGCTACCGGCGCCCGGCGCGGATCTGGGCGCTGGCGGGCATGGGCGGCATCGCCATCGGGACGATCATCCTGGTGACCTCCCCGGGCTCCCGCAACCGCCGCAGCCGCTTCGGCGCGGAGAATGTGTCGATGCTCGCGCCGGAATCGCTCTGGGGTTCGGCGAAGGGCTTCGCCGAGATCCTCGGCACCGTCGTGACGACCTGGCAGTACGTCGGGGCGGTCGCCGCGGGCGTGGTGATCGGGCTGCTGGCCCGGCGCGACCCGGAGGCGCCCCGGGTGCTGCGCCCGGTCCGCCCCGGGGTCCTGCTGGGCCTGGGCGCGGCCGCGTTCCTGATCGCCGGCTACCTGTGCACGGTCATCACCTATCCGGTCTTCGGCCACAAGGTCGTCACCACCGAGCGGACCTGGAACGACTATCTGCTGCTGTGGGCGTTCCTGCTGGTCGCGGCGGGCGCGTTCCTCGGCCGCTGGTTGAGCCGGCGGTTTACGGCGGGTACGGAGACGGCTCCGGCGGACGGTACGGCTGTTGCCGCTTCCCGGCGGAACGGGACCCTGGCCGTGGCGCTCGCCGCCGCGGTCTGCGCCGTCACCGTCGGCTCCCTCGCCTCCGGAGTGCTGAGGCTCGGGGACGATATGCGGGCCCGGGCGGTGCAGTGGGACCGCCAGGACACGTATCTGCGCGAAGGCGCGGCCCGGGGCGAGAAGGTCATGCCGTACACCCCGACGAAGATCTCCCGGATGCTGGAGCCGTACAGCAGGAACGGGACCCGCGCCTGGCCCGCGCAGTGCGTCGCCGAGTACTACAAGCTGGACCGGGTCACGTACGCGAGGACCTTCCAGGGCGACTGA
- a CDS encoding DUF397 domain-containing protein, producing MTHVKSLDLAPRSAWFKSSYSQNTGNSCVEVANLDTRVGVRDSKQSNGPALTLAPAAWAAFVGYVKA from the coding sequence ATGACGCACGTCAAGTCTCTGGACCTCGCCCCTCGGTCGGCGTGGTTCAAGTCCTCCTACAGCCAGAACACCGGCAACAGCTGCGTCGAGGTCGCCAACCTCGACACACGCGTCGGTGTCCGTGACTCCAAGCAGTCCAACGGTCCCGCCCTGACTCTCGCTCCGGCGGCTTGGGCAGCCTTTGTCGGGTACGTCAAGGCGTAG
- a CDS encoding TetR/AcrR family transcriptional regulator translates to MTTETTGSGDIARTLELMWGLGEKPTRGPKPGLTLDAIVSKAIEVADTEGLAAASMRRIANELGTGTMSLYRYVPGKAELLDLMLDKVCDPGDPCATDGETPDWRPALADMARGFLELHQRHPWLLRINQARTVLGPSTISSLEAALAVLRGMSLTDTEKISVIISVQSLAAGVARMAADAEEAVEQTGLSHADFWSAQEPFLAGAMHSGKFPLVAGLGEDTFTQEFDHLDFGVQRLIAGLDALVREREASGWRNPSAGRCDATDDSP, encoded by the coding sequence ATGACGACCGAGACGACCGGCAGCGGCGATATCGCCCGCACCCTGGAGCTCATGTGGGGCCTGGGCGAGAAGCCCACCAGGGGGCCCAAGCCGGGGCTCACGCTCGACGCGATCGTGAGCAAGGCGATCGAGGTCGCCGACACGGAGGGCCTCGCCGCGGCCTCCATGCGCCGGATCGCCAATGAGCTGGGCACCGGCACGATGTCCCTCTACCGGTACGTCCCCGGCAAGGCCGAGCTACTGGACCTGATGCTGGACAAGGTCTGCGACCCCGGAGACCCCTGCGCCACGGACGGCGAGACACCGGACTGGCGCCCCGCGCTGGCGGATATGGCGCGCGGCTTCCTGGAACTGCACCAGAGGCATCCGTGGCTGCTCCGGATCAACCAGGCGCGGACGGTGCTGGGCCCCAGCACCATCAGCAGTCTGGAGGCCGCCCTCGCCGTGCTCCGCGGTATGTCGCTGACCGACACCGAGAAGATCTCGGTGATCATCTCTGTGCAGAGTCTGGCCGCGGGGGTCGCCCGGATGGCGGCCGACGCGGAGGAGGCGGTCGAGCAGACCGGTCTGAGCCATGCCGACTTCTGGAGCGCCCAGGAGCCGTTCCTCGCGGGCGCGATGCACAGCGGCAAATTCCCGCTGGTCGCCGGGTTGGGCGAGGACACGTTCACCCAGGAGTTCGACCATCTGGATTTCGGCGTCCAGCGTCTGATCGCCGGCCTCGACGCGCTGGTACGCGAACGCGAGGCCTCGGGCTGGCGCAATCCGTCGGCCGGCAGGTGCGACGCCACCGACGACTCCCCCTGA
- the serC gene encoding phosphoserine transaminase, whose translation MAEIQIPADIKPADGRFGAGPSKVRTEALDALAATGTSLLGTSHRQAPVKNLVGEVRQGVSDLFSLPEGYEVILGNGGSTAFWDIATHGLIENKSQHLSFGEFSSKFAKAAKLAPWLADPSVIASEPGTHPEPVAEAGVDVYALTHNETSTGVAAPVRRVAGADEGALVLVDATSGAGGLPVSITESDVYYFAPQKSFAADGGLWIGVFSPAALERAARVHGSGRHVPEFFSLPTAIDNSLKNQTYNTPALATLFLLNEQLKWLNGQGGLDFATGRTAASAQALYGWAEASKYADPFVVDPAKRSHVIGTIDFADEIDATAVAKALRANGIVDTEPYRKLGRNQLRVAMFPAIDPADVEALTVCVDYVIEHL comes from the coding sequence GTGGCTGAGATCCAGATTCCCGCTGACATCAAGCCCGCCGACGGCCGATTCGGCGCGGGCCCGTCCAAAGTGCGGACGGAGGCGCTCGACGCCCTCGCCGCCACCGGCACATCCCTTCTCGGTACCTCCCACCGCCAGGCCCCGGTCAAGAACCTGGTCGGCGAGGTGCGTCAGGGTGTAAGCGACCTCTTCTCGCTCCCCGAGGGCTACGAGGTGATCCTGGGCAACGGCGGCTCCACCGCCTTCTGGGACATCGCGACGCACGGTCTGATCGAGAACAAGTCGCAGCATCTGTCCTTCGGCGAGTTCTCGTCCAAGTTCGCCAAGGCCGCGAAGCTGGCGCCGTGGCTGGCCGACCCGAGCGTCATCGCCTCCGAGCCCGGCACCCACCCGGAGCCGGTGGCCGAAGCCGGGGTCGACGTCTACGCGCTGACCCACAACGAGACCTCGACCGGTGTCGCCGCTCCGGTCCGCCGGGTCGCGGGCGCCGACGAAGGCGCGCTGGTGCTGGTGGACGCCACCTCCGGCGCGGGCGGTCTGCCCGTCTCCATCACCGAGTCGGACGTCTACTACTTCGCCCCGCAGAAGTCCTTCGCCGCCGACGGCGGACTGTGGATCGGCGTCTTCTCCCCGGCCGCCCTGGAGCGCGCGGCCCGGGTGCACGGCTCCGGACGGCATGTGCCGGAGTTCTTCAGCCTGCCGACCGCGATCGACAACTCGCTGAAGAACCAGACGTACAACACCCCGGCCCTCGCCACCCTGTTCCTGCTGAACGAGCAGCTGAAGTGGCTGAACGGGCAGGGCGGTCTGGACTTCGCGACCGGCCGCACCGCCGCCTCCGCGCAGGCGCTGTACGGCTGGGCCGAGGCGTCCAAGTACGCCGACCCGTTCGTCGTCGACCCGGCGAAGCGCTCGCATGTCATCGGCACCATCGACTTCGCCGACGAGATCGACGCGACGGCGGTCGCCAAGGCGCTGCGGGCCAACGGGATCGTGGACACCGAGCCGTACCGCAAGCTGGGGCGCAACCAGCTGCGGGTGGCGATGTTCCCGGCGATCGACCCGGCGGACGTCGAGGCGCTGACGGTCTGCGTGGACTATGTGATCGAGCACCTCTGA
- a CDS encoding ATP-binding cassette domain-containing protein, with amino-acid sequence MSVNAPGERGERGEYAIRAEGLHKKYGEKRALDGLDLAVRRGTVHGVLGPNGAGKTTAVRALATLLKFDSGRAEVAGIDVVRDPRGVRRRIGLTGQYAAVDEVMTGRQNLEMFGRLFHLGGRRASLRAAELLEQFDLAAAADKGAGTYSGGMRRRLDLAASMILRPEVLFLDEPTTGLDPRGRGEVWETVRTLVAEGTTVLLTTQYLEEADKLASRITVIDSGRAIADDTPDGLKSTVGGDRVEVVVADRTELHAAVQAVARVAAGTPEVDDHELRVHAVVADRVAALTAVARTLQDQGVAVEDIGLRRPSLDDVFLRLTGHRTETGSGDDQQQSSGRKKEEVAA; translated from the coding sequence GTGAGTGTGAACGCACCCGGTGAGCGCGGTGAGCGCGGCGAGTACGCGATCCGCGCCGAAGGCCTGCACAAGAAGTACGGCGAGAAGCGCGCCCTGGACGGGCTCGACCTGGCCGTGCGCCGGGGCACCGTCCATGGCGTCCTCGGCCCCAACGGCGCCGGGAAGACCACCGCGGTCCGGGCGCTGGCGACGCTGCTGAAGTTCGACTCCGGCCGGGCCGAGGTCGCCGGGATCGACGTGGTCCGCGATCCGCGCGGCGTCCGCCGCCGGATCGGGCTCACCGGCCAGTACGCGGCCGTGGACGAGGTCATGACCGGCCGCCAGAACCTGGAGATGTTCGGCCGGCTCTTCCACCTCGGCGGGCGCCGGGCGAGTCTGCGGGCGGCCGAGCTGCTGGAGCAGTTCGATCTCGCGGCGGCGGCCGACAAGGGCGCGGGGACCTACAGCGGCGGTATGCGCCGCAGGCTCGACCTCGCGGCGTCGATGATCCTCCGCCCGGAGGTGCTCTTCCTCGACGAGCCGACGACCGGTCTCGACCCGCGCGGCCGCGGGGAGGTGTGGGAGACCGTCAGGACGCTGGTCGCCGAGGGCACCACGGTCCTGCTGACCACCCAGTATCTGGAGGAGGCCGACAAGCTCGCCTCCCGGATCACGGTGATCGACAGCGGCCGGGCGATCGCCGACGACACCCCGGACGGGCTGAAGAGCACCGTCGGCGGTGACCGGGTCGAGGTCGTCGTAGCGGACCGTACGGAGCTGCACGCCGCCGTGCAGGCGGTGGCCAGGGTCGCGGCCGGCACCCCGGAGGTGGACGACCACGAGCTGCGGGTGCACGCCGTCGTCGCCGACCGGGTCGCCGCGCTGACCGCGGTCGCCCGCACCCTCCAGGACCAGGGCGTCGCCGTCGAGGACATCGGCCTGCGCAGACCCAGCCTCGACGACGTCTTCCTCCGGCTCACCGGCCATCGCACCGAGACCGGCTCCGGCGACGACCAGCAGCAGAGCAGCGGCAGGAAGAAAGAAGAGGTGGCGGCATGA
- a CDS encoding aldo/keto reductase codes for MEYTQLGRTGLKVSRIVLGTMNFGPTTTEADSHTIMDSALDAGVNFFDTANTYGGPGERGLTEAIVGKWLAKGGGRRDKVVLATKVYGAVHNEDGPVWPNHDKLSAYGIRRAVEASLKRLGTDHIDLYQFHHIDRHTPADEIWQAVDTLIQQGKILYAGSSNFPGWKIAQMNEAATRRNSLGLVSEQCLYNLFERRSELEVIPAAQEYGLGVIPWSPLHGGLLGGLLRKEREGSLSARYAGHGASVLAEPGVRERIAAYEDLLDKHGLEPGEVALAWLLTRPGVTGPIVGPRTAEQLDSALRAAELTLDEELLTALDELFPPVGEAPESYAW; via the coding sequence ATGGAGTACACACAGCTCGGACGGACCGGCCTCAAGGTGAGCAGGATCGTCCTCGGGACGATGAACTTCGGCCCCACCACGACCGAGGCCGACAGCCACACGATCATGGACAGCGCGCTCGACGCGGGCGTCAACTTCTTCGACACGGCCAATACCTACGGCGGTCCCGGCGAGCGGGGCCTGACCGAGGCGATCGTCGGCAAGTGGCTCGCGAAGGGCGGCGGGCGGCGCGACAAGGTGGTCCTGGCCACCAAGGTGTACGGCGCCGTGCACAACGAGGACGGCCCGGTCTGGCCCAACCACGACAAGCTCTCCGCGTACGGCATCCGCCGCGCGGTCGAGGCGAGCCTGAAGCGCCTCGGCACCGACCACATCGACCTCTACCAGTTCCATCACATCGACCGGCACACCCCGGCCGACGAGATCTGGCAGGCCGTCGACACCCTGATCCAGCAGGGCAAGATCCTCTACGCCGGTTCGTCCAACTTCCCCGGCTGGAAGATCGCGCAGATGAACGAGGCCGCGACCCGCCGCAACTCCCTGGGCCTGGTCAGCGAGCAGTGCCTCTACAACCTCTTCGAGCGGCGTTCGGAGCTGGAGGTGATCCCCGCGGCCCAGGAGTACGGCCTCGGCGTCATCCCCTGGTCCCCGCTGCACGGCGGACTGCTCGGCGGGCTGCTCCGCAAGGAGCGGGAGGGTTCGCTCTCGGCGCGGTACGCCGGCCACGGCGCTTCGGTGCTGGCGGAGCCGGGGGTACGGGAGCGGATCGCGGCGTACGAGGATCTGCTCGACAAGCACGGTCTGGAGCCGGGCGAGGTCGCCCTGGCCTGGCTGCTCACCCGCCCGGGGGTCACCGGCCCGATCGTCGGCCCGCGCACCGCCGAGCAGCTCGACAGCGCCCTGCGGGCGGCGGAGCTGACGCTGGACGAGGAGCTGCTGACGGCGCTGGACGAGCTCTTCCCGCCGGTCGGCGAGGCGCCGGAGTCGTACGCCTGGTAG
- a CDS encoding ABC transporter permease → MSDTAVTTQGPRETGTAAPATAGRIDLTVHADGGERRLYWAVMDSWNVVRRGLTHYQRQPINIVWQLGFPILSVLLYAYVFGGAMKSPGGDYRDYLMPGMFVMTMAFGFMSTAITVVADSTKGVIDRFRSMPMAPSAVVSGRGVTDIIVAVAELSILALTAVLIGWRSDGGFLGTVGGFALLILLRFSLIWIGVWLGLIVPNQEAAGGLYAVAFPLTMVSSIFVPTSSMPDWLGTVAAWNPISSTAGATRELFGNPVASDGSWIQENAVLMAVAWPLILTAVFLPLAVRRFQKLSR, encoded by the coding sequence ATGAGCGACACCGCGGTGACGACCCAGGGCCCTCGCGAGACCGGGACCGCGGCCCCCGCGACGGCCGGGCGGATCGATCTGACCGTGCACGCCGACGGCGGTGAGCGCCGCCTCTACTGGGCGGTCATGGACAGCTGGAACGTGGTGCGCCGCGGGCTCACCCACTACCAGCGCCAGCCCATCAACATCGTGTGGCAGCTCGGCTTCCCGATCCTCTCCGTCCTGCTCTACGCCTATGTCTTCGGCGGGGCGATGAAGTCCCCCGGCGGCGACTACCGCGACTATCTGATGCCCGGCATGTTCGTGATGACGATGGCCTTCGGCTTCATGAGCACCGCGATCACCGTGGTCGCCGACTCCACCAAGGGCGTCATCGACCGCTTCCGCTCGATGCCGATGGCGCCGTCGGCCGTGGTCTCCGGCCGCGGGGTCACCGACATCATCGTCGCCGTCGCCGAACTGTCGATCCTCGCCCTGACGGCGGTGCTCATCGGCTGGCGCTCCGACGGCGGCTTCCTCGGCACGGTCGGCGGGTTCGCCCTGCTGATACTGCTGCGGTTCTCGCTGATCTGGATCGGAGTGTGGCTCGGGCTCATCGTCCCCAACCAGGAGGCGGCCGGCGGACTGTACGCGGTGGCGTTCCCGCTGACGATGGTCTCCAGCATCTTCGTCCCGACCTCGTCGATGCCCGACTGGCTGGGCACCGTCGCGGCCTGGAACCCGATCTCGTCCACGGCCGGCGCGACCCGTGAACTCTTCGGCAACCCGGTCGCCAGTGACGGAAGCTGGATCCAGGAGAACGCGGTGCTGATGGCGGTGGCGTGGCCGCTGATCCTGACCGCGGTCTTCCTGCCGCTGGCGGTACGCCGCTTCCAGAAGCTGAGCCGGTGA
- a CDS encoding GTP-binding protein, whose translation MTRAPRTVAPEDTTADSLRTAENALKIVVVGGFGVGKTTMVRSVSEIRPLHTEETMSPAGRLLDDPSRVSARKNATTVAFDFGRITIDERAVLYLFGAPGQERFWFLWERMLSGTIGAVVLVDTRRLPEAWYALDRLEHHGVPFIVAVNDFGGPFHTDAQIRQALALDADVPMVEFDARDHSSSKFVLIALVEHLYDLALHRKT comes from the coding sequence ATGACCCGCGCCCCGCGCACGGTCGCTCCGGAGGACACCACGGCGGACTCCCTGAGGACCGCCGAGAACGCGCTGAAGATCGTCGTCGTCGGCGGCTTCGGGGTGGGCAAGACGACGATGGTCCGTTCCGTCAGCGAGATCCGTCCGCTGCATACGGAGGAGACCATGAGTCCGGCGGGCCGGCTGCTCGACGACCCCAGCCGGGTCTCCGCCCGCAAGAACGCCACGACGGTGGCGTTCGACTTCGGGCGGATCACCATCGACGAACGTGCCGTGCTCTATCTCTTCGGCGCCCCCGGGCAGGAGCGCTTCTGGTTCCTGTGGGAACGGATGCTGTCGGGGACCATCGGCGCGGTCGTCCTGGTCGACACCCGCCGGCTGCCCGAGGCCTGGTACGCGCTGGACCGGCTGGAGCATCACGGGGTGCCGTTCATCGTCGCCGTCAACGACTTCGGCGGACCGTTCCACACCGACGCCCAGATCCGGCAGGCGCTCGCGCTGGACGCCGATGTGCCGATGGTGGAGTTCGACGCCCGGGACCATTCGTCCAGCAAGTTCGTCCTGATCGCCCTCGTAGAACATCTTTACGATCTCGCCCTGCACCGGAAGACGTGA
- a CDS encoding PD40 domain-containing protein, whose amino-acid sequence MRSFPYVSFAASGATVAAALALAPVLALAAAAPAAADGPDSNFSFQDDRITESSGLAASRAHPGIYWTHNDQDQPRVFAVDSRTGKTVATVTMKGVGTPRDMEAISVGPDGKVYVGDIGDNKNGTWKHVWIYSFPEPARLRDATVRATQYTVKYDDGPRDAEALMVHPKTGRVYIASKNEDGGGLYEAPAKLNSSGTNVFRRIAKDLPWVTDGAFSPDGKRVVFRSYFSARGYAWTAQGRLGADDRVKGPMQVQSEGVSYTADGKALMFGSEGQGAEVRRVDLKDAGRGAGPAPGGGEASSKGGGSASADGGGSEGDESVDLTTAVVVGAGALAALLLVKRLFRRRA is encoded by the coding sequence ATGCGTTCGTTCCCGTACGTCTCCTTCGCCGCCTCCGGCGCCACCGTTGCCGCCGCCCTCGCGCTGGCGCCCGTGCTCGCCCTGGCCGCCGCCGCCCCGGCCGCCGCCGACGGGCCCGACTCGAACTTCTCGTTCCAGGACGACCGCATCACCGAGTCCAGCGGACTGGCGGCGAGCCGGGCCCACCCCGGGATCTACTGGACTCACAACGACCAGGACCAGCCGAGAGTCTTCGCCGTCGACTCGCGTACGGGGAAGACCGTGGCGACGGTGACCATGAAGGGCGTCGGGACGCCCCGCGATATGGAGGCGATCTCCGTCGGCCCCGACGGAAAGGTGTACGTCGGCGATATCGGCGACAACAAGAACGGCACCTGGAAGCATGTGTGGATCTACAGCTTCCCCGAGCCCGCGCGGTTGCGGGACGCCACCGTGCGGGCCACGCAGTACACGGTGAAATACGACGACGGGCCGCGCGACGCCGAGGCGCTGATGGTCCACCCCAAGACCGGCCGGGTCTACATCGCCTCGAAGAACGAGGACGGCGGCGGGCTGTACGAGGCCCCGGCGAAGCTGAACAGCTCCGGTACCAATGTCTTCCGGCGGATCGCGAAGGACCTGCCGTGGGTGACGGACGGCGCGTTCTCGCCCGACGGGAAGCGGGTGGTGTTCCGTTCCTACTTCTCCGCCCGGGGGTACGCCTGGACGGCGCAGGGCCGGCTCGGCGCCGACGACCGGGTCAAGGGGCCGATGCAGGTGCAGTCGGAGGGTGTGTCCTACACCGCCGACGGCAAGGCGCTGATGTTCGGCTCGGAAGGGCAGGGCGCCGAGGTGCGGCGGGTGGACCTCAAGGACGCGGGCCGGGGCGCGGGGCCCGCGCCCGGCGGGGGCGAGGCGTCGTCGAAGGGCGGCGGTTCGGCCTCGGCGGACGGGGGCGGCTCGGAGGGGGACGAGTCCGTCGACCTCACGACCGCGGTGGTGGTCGGCGCGGGTGCGTTGGCGGCTCTGCTGCTGGTGAAGCGCCTGTTCCGTCGTAGAGCCTGA